In Elusimicrobiota bacterium, one genomic interval encodes:
- a CDS encoding 30S ribosomal protein S12, with protein sequence MPTINQLIRHGRSKARSRPKAPALMGCPQRRGVCTQVKTTTPKKPNSALRKIARIKLTNGIEVTGYIPGVGHNLQEHSIVLIRGGRVKDLPGVRYHIIRGVLDAAGVEGRRQGRSLYGAKRPKEAAAKA encoded by the coding sequence ATGCCTACGATCAATCAGCTTATACGCCACGGAAGGAGCAAGGCCAGAAGCCGGCCCAAGGCTCCGGCCCTCATGGGCTGCCCGCAGAGGCGGGGTGTCTGCACCCAGGTCAAGACCACCACGCCCAAAAAGCCGAACTCGGCCCTGCGCAAGATCGCGCGCATCAAGCTCACCAACGGCATCGAGGTGACGGGCTACATTCCCGGAGTGGGCCATAACCTGCAGGAGCACTCCATCGTTTTGATCCGCGGAGGCCGCGTGAAAGACCTCCCCGGCGTGCGCTACCACATCATCCGCGGCGTCCTCGACGCCGCGGGGGTGGAGGGGCGTCGTCAAGGGCGTTCACTCTATGGCGCGAAGCGCCCTAAAGAAGCCGCCGCTAAAGCTTAA